From the Primulina tabacum isolate GXHZ01 chromosome 3, ASM2559414v2, whole genome shotgun sequence genome, one window contains:
- the LOC142539668 gene encoding receptor-like protein 44, with protein MGFAGQLLALALLALAAADPNDELCLNRLSESLEDPFKNLQNWTRTVFANPCQGFTSSLQGATCNNGRIYKLSLPNLSLRGTISPYLSNCTNLQALDLSSNSIAGPIPTDLQYLVNLAVLNLSSNSLSGEIPQQLALCAYLNVIDLHDNQLSGPIPQQLGQLMRLSVFDVSNNGLSGIIPASLGNRSGNLPRFNASSYEGNKDLYGYPLPPMKNKGLSILVIVGIGLGSGFISLVLSFTAVCIWLRVSEQKLANEEGKNSQFMPDY; from the coding sequence ATGGGTTTTGCGGGCCAGCTGCTAGCTTTGGCCTTGCTAGCCCTCGCCGCTGCGGATCCGAACGACGAGCTGTGCCTGAACCGTCTTAGCGAGTCGTTGGAGGACCCGTTCAAGAACCTGCAGAACTGGACTCGAACTGTTTTCGCCAACCCATGTCAGGGTTTCACCTCGTCCCTACAGGGAGCCACCTGCAACAATGGCCGAATTTACAAACTCTCCCTTCCTAATCTCTCGCTTAGAGGCACCATTTCTCCTTACCTCTCGAATTGCACCAATTTGCAAGCCCTCGATCTCTCCTCCAACTCCATCGCCGGTCCGATCCCCACGGATCTCCAGTATCTAGTCAACTTAGCTGTCCTTAATCTATCCTCCAACAGCCTCTCCGGCGAAATCCCCCAGCAATTGGCGCTTTGTGCTTACCTGAACGTCATCGATCTCCACGACAATCAACTATCGGGCCCGATTCCTCAGCAGCTGGGGCAACTCATGAGGCTCTCGGTTTTCGATGTGTCGAACAACGGGCTATCCGGGATCATACCCGCTTCATTAGGCAATCGAAGCGGGAACCTGCCGCGATTCAATGCAAGCTCGTACGAAGGTAACAAGGATCTCTACGGCTACCCACTACCGCCGATGAAGAACAAAGGGCTTTCGATTCTAGTGATCGTAGGGATCGGGCTGGGGAGTGGGTTCATCAGTCTGGTCCTGAGTTTCACTGCTGTTTGCATTTGGTTGAGGGTTTCGGAGCAGAAATTGGCCAATGAAGAAGGCAAAAACAGTCAATTCATGCCTGATTACTGA
- the LOC142539671 gene encoding uncharacterized protein LOC142539671, with protein sequence MASSSSQTEKLALIPRAPSTVALSPNPGSVRVLKTPLTDEVLWKRLKESAFDEESINRMDKSALIAYIAKLEAEIYDHQHHMGLLILEKKEWLSKFEEAKSAAESTELKYKRLQSFRVSDLADAKKREDSLRKSLGIEKECLKNIEKTLHEMRVEYAEVKVSAESKYAEAQNMVEDGNNKLLEADEKRRAAELLELEASRYHRMAERKLHEVEEREDDLRRRMTTLKSELDAKEKDIQHEKLSLSERQKAQQLTQERLLEGQGLLNQREEYVFTRTKELERFEKKLEDLKLSLEKDQRSLNEEKLALELRASFLSAREEAAIRRECDLLKKEEDLLLLQAKIASKESDNVQEVIYNHEATLQKKNSAFEAELVNRHKLIEDEMNVKRRAWELRELDTRQREDYISERELELDIESKRLQEREKEVEERSSLVEEKEKNLFTAEEELESKKRSLQLEKEEISQKMIDLQKSLDSLEEKKKFVNDAEEKVKAMKSETNESLVLELRLKEEIDTISAQKRELEDEADHLKEEKEKFEAEWELIDEKREELARQAELIAEEKLIISKFLKDERERLTAERTAMRNQYKQDLESLSRDREAFMSELEHERSEWFSKFQKERADFLLDMELQKEELESCVSNRLEEIESYLKERETEIEEDKKKELRHINSLKETVQKELEHVKSAMKRLDNERKEINLDREKRDQEWAELNNSINELKVQREKLEKQRELLRADREEILAQIDSLKKLEDLKERLDSIAEKEMHLSTLQAYIQKSSSFLNPQNKLPLDQNGNISNGFEHDVMKSLESSSPITASFSWLKRCADTLLEQKPSNKRRKEKDVTTQLEVEAATLRLCENLRAPEIDNDVVPFDQTLVGAEKTSVCIDKIITFKDVIAVAHAVAVERTIGDSKETASRQDDEKAKNNGCLEILTNGKI encoded by the exons ATGGCTAGCTCTAGTTCTCAAACGGAGAAGTTAGCGTTGATTCCCAGGGCACCTTCCACCGTTGCACTTTCTCCGAATCCAGGTTCGGTTAGGGTTTTGAAAACTCCTTTGACTGATGAAGTTTTGTGGAAACGGTTGAAAGAATCAGCGTTTGATGAAGAGTCCATAAACCGGATGGATAAATCTGCGTTAATAGCTTACATCGCGAAACTTGAAGCTGAG ATATATGACCACCAACATCACATGGGCCTTCTCATTCTGGAGAAAAAAGAGTGGCTTTCAAAGTTCGAGGAAGCAAAATCTGCGGCTGAATCCACTGAACTGAAGTATAAACGGTTACAGTCTTTTCGTGTCTCGGATTTGGCTGATGCCAAGAAGCGGGAAGATAGTCTGAGGAAATCACTTGGAATTGAGAAAGAATGTCTTAAGAAT ATTGAGAAGACATTGCATGAGATGCGGGTGGAATATGCAGAGGTGAAAGTTTCTGCAGAAAGTAAATATGCTGAGGCACAAAATATGGTGGAAGATGGTAATAATAAGTTGTTAGAAGCCGATGAGAAACGAAGAGCGGCTGAATTGTTGGAATTAGAGGCGAGTCGCTACCATCGAATGGCTGAAAGGAAGTTGCATGAAGTTGAAGAACGTGAAGATGATTTAAGGAGGCGTATGACGACATTGAAGTCTGA GCTTGATGCCAAAGAGAAAGACATCCAGCATGAGAAGCTATCCCTATCCGAAAGGCAGAAAGCTCAGCAGCTTACACAAGAAAGACTACTTGAAGGGCAGGGCTTGCTAAATCAGAGGGAGGAATATGTCTTCACTAGAACTAAAGAGTTGGAGAGATTTGAAAAGAAGTTGGAGGATTTGAAGTTAAGCTTGGAGAAAGACCAAAGATCCCTGAATGAGGAAAAACTAGCCCTGGAATTGAGAGCAAGTTTTTTATCAGCAAGAGAGGAG GCTGCCATCAGACGAGAGTGTGATCTTCTCAAGAAGGAGGAAGATTTACTTCTGTTACAAGCTAAAATTGCCAGCAAAGAATCT GATAATGTCCAAGAAGTAATTTATAATCATGAAGCAACTCTTCAAAAGAAGAACTCTGCTTTTGAGGCAGAATTAGTTAATAGACACAAACTGATCGAAGATGAAATGAATGTGAAGAGACGTGCATGGGAGCTAAGAGAGCTAGATACGAGGCAAAGAGAGGATTATATATCAGAAAGAGAACTTGAACTGGATATTGAATCAAAACGTCTTCAAGAACGTGAAAAAGAAGTGGAAGAGAGGTCAAGTTTAGTTGAAGAGAAAGAGAAGAATCTTTTCACTGCTGAAGAAGAGTTGGAATCTAAGAAACGCTCTCTCCAACTGGAGAAAGAAGAAATCAGTCAGAAAATGATTGACCTTCAAAAGTCTTTGGATTCTCTGGAGGAGAAGAAAAAATTTGTTAATGACGCAGAAGAGAAAGTAAAGGCGATGAAGAGTGAAACAAATGAATCTCTTGTGCTTGAATTGAGACTCAAAGAAGAGATCGACACTATAAGTGCTCAAAAGCGGGAACTTGAGGATGAAGCAGATCATTTAAAAGAAGAGAAGGAGAAATTTGAAGCTGAGTGGGAGTTAATTGATGAGAAAAGAGAGGAGCTGGCAAGACAAGCCGAGCTTATTGCTGAAGAGAAGTTAATCATCTCTAAATTTCTGAAGGATGAGCGTGAGAGGTTGACAGCAGAGAGAACTGCAATGAGAAACCAATATAAACAAGATCTTGAGTCACTTTCCCGTGATCGCGAAGCATTTATGAGTGAACTTGAGCATGAACGCTCTGAGTGGTTCAGTAAGTTTCAGAAAGAACGTGCAGATTTCTTGCTCGATATGGAGTTGCAGAAAGAAGAGCTGGAGAGTTGTGTTAGTAATAGACTTGAGGAAATTGAGAGCTATCTTAAAGAAAGAGAAACGGAGATTGAGGAAGACAAAAAGAAAGAACTTCGACATATTAATTCTCTCAAAGAAACTGTGCAAAAGGAACTAGAACATGTTAAATCTGCAATGAAGAGACTTGATAATGAGAGAAAGGAAATAAATCTGGATCGGGAGAAGAGGGACCAGGAATGGGCAGAGCTGAATAATTCTATAAACGAGCTTAAGGTGCAGAGAGAGAAGCTGGAGAAACAAAGGGAATTGCTTCGTGCAGATAGAGAGGAGATTCTTGCTCAGATTGATAGTTTGAAAAAATTGGAAGATTTGAAAGAGAGATTAGATAGTATTGCTGAAAAGGAGATGCACCTATCCACTTTGCAGGCATATATTCAGAAATCTTCAAGCTTTTTGAATCCACAAAATAAATTACCCTTGGATCAAAACGGTAACATTAGCAATGGGTTTGAACATGATGTAATGAAGTCTCTCGAGTCATCTTCGCCTATCACTGCTTCTTTTTCATGGCTGAAACGGTGTGCTGATACCTTGCTGGAGCAAAAGCCAAGCAACAAGAGAAGGAAAGAGAAAGATGTGACAACACAACTTGAAGTAGAAGCTGCCACCCTACG TTTGTGTGAGAACTTAAGGGCCCCCGAGATTGATAATGATGTGGTGCCATTTGATCAGACTCTCGTTGGTGCAGAAAAAACAAGTGTAtgtatagataaaataatcacttTTAAAGATGTAATAGCAGTTGCTCATGCTGTTGCTGTTGAAAGAACCATTGGAGACTCTAAG GAAACTGCATCCCGACAGGACGATGAAAAAGCGAAGAACAATGGCTGCTTAGAGATATTAACTAATGGCAAGATTTGA
- the LOC142539670 gene encoding uncharacterized protein LOC142539670 encodes MANLAILVFFLLILSFCPQILPARNPNHLFSKRAPRFLGKFSRPTKNNGILEAPRYQYETRYFDQILDHFSFSELPNFLQRYLINTEHWTGPDRMGPIFLYCGNEGDIEWFAANTGLVWELAPRFGAMVIFPEHRYYGESMPYGNREEAYKNASTLSLLTTEQALADFAVLITELKRNLSAQACPVVLFGGSYGGMLAAWMRLKYPHIAIGALASSAPVLQFEDVVPLETFYDIVSNDFRRESVSCVNTIKTSWDLIEKEAQRNNGLSHLTETFRFCRKLDSADDLSDWLSSAYSYLAMADYPYPADFLMPMPGNPIKEVCNKIDNCSNKTNVLECILEGVGVYYNYTGSVECFDLDDDPHGMDGWNWQACTEMIMPVSSSMNTSMFPAYDYDYSSDEKFCLENYHVKPRPTWITTEFGGHGFKKTLKAFGSNIIFSNGLLDPWSGGSVLEDVSDTIVAIVTEKGAHHLDLRPATADDPDWLVEQREAEVGLIRDWLDEYYEKSKALYDV; translated from the exons ATGGCGAACCTCGCAATTCTCGTATTCTTCCTTCTCATACTCTCCTTCTGCCCACAAATACTCCCCGCCCGGAACCCCAACCACCTCTTCTCCAAGCGTGCCCCGCGATTTCTGGGCAAATTTTCTCGCCCCACCAAGAATAACGGGATTCTCGAAGCTCCACGGTACCAGTACGAGACTCGATACTTCGATCAGATTCTTGATCACTTCAGCTTTTCTGAGCTCCCAAATTTTCTTCAACGTTACCTCATCAACACCGAGCACTGGACGGGCCCTGACCGAATGGGACCAATCTTCCTGTATTGCGGGAACGAAGGTGACATTGAGTGGTTCGCCGCTAATACCGGCCTCGTTTGGGAGCTTGCTCCTCGTTTCGGCGCCATGGTTATCTTCCCtgaa CATAGGTACTATGGGGAGTCGATGCCATACGGAAATCGAGAGGAGGCATATAAGAATGCTAGCACATTATCACTTTTAACAACTGAGCAAGCTCTTGCTGATTTTGCTGTATTGATTACTGAGTTGAAAAGAAACTTGTCTGCCCAGGCTTGTCCTGTTGTGCTTTTTGGTGGATCATATGGCGGAA TGCTGGCAGCATGGATGAGGCTCAAATACCCACACATTGCGATTGGGGCCCTTGCTTCCTCAGCACCAGTTCTTCAGTTCGAGGATGTTGTGCCTCTGGAGACATTTTATGACATTGTCTCTAATGATTTTAGA CGCGAAAGTGTTAGCTGCGTTAATACTATAAAGACATCTTGGGATTTAATAGAAAAAGAGGCGCAGAGAAATAATGGGCTTTCCCATTTGACAGAAACCTTCCGTTTTTGCCG GAAACTAGACAGTGCTGATGATCTCTCTGATTGGTTGTCATCTGCATATAGTTACTTGGCTATGGCTGATTACCCCTATCCTGCTGATTTTCTCATGCCAATGCCAGGAAATCCAATAAAGGAG GTATGTAATAAGATCGACAATTGCTCCAATAAGACCAATGTCTTAGAGTGTATCCTTGAAGGAGTTGGTGTGTATTACAATTATACTGGATCAGTTGAATGCTTTGATCTGGATGATGATCCTCATGGTATGGATGGATGGAATTGGCAG GCATGCACTGAGATGATCATGCCAGTCTCCAGTAGCATGAATACTAGCATGTTTCCAGCGTATGATTATGATTATAGTTCAGATGAAAAATTTTGCTTGGAAAATTATCATGTCAAGCCCAGACCAACTTGGATAACTACGGAATTCGGTGGACAT GGATTTAAGAAAACTTTGAAAGCTTTTGGAAGTAACATCATCTTCTCAAACGGGTTGTTGGATCCCTGGAGTGGAGGCAG TGTACTGGAGGATGTATCTGATACCATTGTCGCCATTGTTACCGAAAAAG GTGCCCATCACTTGGATTTGCGTCCGGCAACTGCTGACGATCCTGATTGGCTGGTGGAACAAAGGGAAGCTGAGGTTGGTTTGATCCGAGATTGGCTGGACGAATACTATGAGAAAAGTAAGGCCTTATACGACGTCTAA
- the LOC142538885 gene encoding homeobox-leucine zipper protein HAT22-like: MGFDESSKTRLVLGLGISSTLTDARNSRKLPAAAAQDIDRFWKIHEPSLTLSLCVETHDQIHEAKTVDCDDFNRVFKDREPDDLFRQDSTGVSSFSNLSVKREREHGSCEEVEVQRISCGEDEGFGERKKLRLNKIQSACLEDSFKRHSSLNPKQKQELARELMLRPRQVEVWFQNRRARTKLKQTELDCQFLRKCCDRLTDENRRLHKELKELKDVKSAQPLYMHLPAASLPMCPSCERIHGGGVAENGAKSSYAISFNAALV; this comes from the exons ATGGGTTTCGATGAATCATCCAAAACACGCCTTGTTTTGGGACTGGGAATTTCATCAACACTAACAGACGCTcgcaattcaagaaaactaccAGCAGCCGCAGCCCAAGATATTGATCGTTTCTGGAAAATACACGAGCCTTCGTTGACTCTAAGCTTGTGTGTTGAAACCCATGATCAGATTCATGAGGCTAAAACGGTAGATTGTGATGATTTCAATAGGGTTTTTAAGGATCGTGAGCCTGATGATCTGTTCAGACAAGATAGTACAGGTGTTTCGTCTTTCTCCAACTTGAGTGTGAAGAGGGAAAGAGAACATGGCAGCTGTGAAGAGGTTGAAGTACAGAGAATTTCTTGTGGAGAAGATGAAGGGTTTGGTGAAAGGAAGAAGCTTAGACTCAATAAGATTCAGTCTGCTTGTTTGGAAGATAGCTTCAAACGCCACAGCTCTCTTAatcct AAGCAAAAGCAAGAGTTGGCGAGGGAGTTGATGCTGAGACCTCGCCAGGTCGAAGTCTGGTTTCAAAACAGAAGGGCCAG GACAAAGTTGAAGCAAACGGAGTTAGACTGTCAATTCTTGAGGAAATGCTGCGACAGATTGACAGATGAGAACCGGCGGCTGCACAAGGAGCTTAAAGAGTTAAAGGATGTGAAATCAGCGCAGCCATTGTACATGCACCTGCCGGCGGCCAGTCTGCCTATGTGCCCGTCGTGTGAGAGGATTCATGGCGGCGGCGTAGCAGAAAACGGGGCGAAGAGCTCTTATGCGATAAGCTTCAATGCGGCACTTGTATAA
- the LOC142539672 gene encoding uncharacterized protein LOC142539672, translating into MNEQAAMMNQQQLMNMNQNMIGMNQMNPHQQPQMAQMNRSYGLWAPPSQFHNANHGAIQPPHSTFNKALGPRNSWKGKKVDKRRKEQHKSLMAGSNAGGIGGGVKTISAGGVGSSNFNNYKPPNLNELQHQNQTKTWKFFPKKKYNKNYTTHMNVGGTNNNNNSRSAPFAPRNTTSFLIRAKKSGGIASLVSPCPVTPAVLPTPTFSPSREVLVDMAKEEWGVDGYGSMKGLIRLRLPGHEIEAHEDEEEDEGCSSESDVEEHVEVERRLDHDLSRFEMIYNPNSVGGMEYHNVLENRVDDQDAHIAQLEEENLILKERLFLMDRELGDLRRRMLRLEWRENTGDEINEDVVENESENENEKESHGDEAHSMEDNDEYFSEENVQGDGCFTGKGDDHHSAKGFEVASSTEKNVVLNLEDKELLRAYKNDLLADTEGKETIKNDEFSEANQTDKTFEAAQDTKAENKNENMTEHEEVEAQENAYAKSSDRLVSDDCIENDGVAKDSEVTGKVATN; encoded by the exons ATGAACGAGCAAGCAGCAATGATGAATCAACAGCAATTGATGAACATGAATCAGAATATGATCGGTATGAATCAAATGAATCCGCACCAACAGCCACAG ATGGCTCAGATGAATCGGAGTTATGGCTTGTGGGCTCCTCCGTCACAGTTTCATAACGCTAATCATGGTGCAATACAACCGCCGCATTCTACATTTAATAAAGCATTGGGGCCAAGGAATAGTTGGAAGGGCAAAAAGGTAGACAAGAGGAGAAAGGAGCAGCACAAGTCCTTAATGGCTGGCTCTAATGCTGGTGGAATTGGTGGAGGTGTCAAGACCATTAGTGCTGGTGGTGTTGGGAGTTCGAATTTTAATAACTACAAGCCTCCAAATTTGAACGAGTTGCAGCATCAGAATCAAACAAAGACCTGGAAATTCTTCCCAAAAAAGAAGTATAATAAGAACTATACAACGCATATGAATGTCGGTGGTactaacaacaacaacaatagcAGATCTGCTCCATTTGCTCCGAGGAATACTACTTCCTTTTTAATCAGAGCAAAGAAGAGTGGTGGTATCGCTTCGTTAGTTTCTCCATGTCCAGTGACCCCTGCAGTTTTGCCGACTCCTACATTCTCTCCATCCAGGGAGGTTTTGGTGGATATGGCTAAGGAAGAATGGGGTGTTGATGGATATGGGTCAATGAAGGGGTTGATTAGGTTAAGATTGCCCGGGCATGAGATCGAGGCTCATGAGGATGAGGAGGAAGATGAAGGATGTTCCAGCGAGAGTGATGTGGAGGAGCACGTTGAGGTGGAGAGGAGATTGGATCATGACTTGAGCCGTTTCGAGATGATATATAATCCAAACAGTGTTGGTGGGATGGAGTATCATAATGTGCTGGAGAATCGAGTGGATGATCAGGATGCCCATATTGCTCAATTGGAGGAGGAGAAtctgattttgaaggaaagattgTTCTTGATGGATAGGGAGTTGGGTGATTTGAGAAGGCGGATGCTGCGTCTAGAATGGAGGGAAAACACGGGTGATGAGATTAATGAGGATGTAGTAGAGAACGAATctgaaaatgaaaatgaaaaggaGAGCCATGGTGACGAAGCTCATTCGATGGAGGACAATGATGAATATTTCAGTGAAGAGAATGTTCAGGGAGATGGATGTTTCACGGGGAAAGGAGACGATCACCATAGTGCCAAAGGTTTTGAAGTAGCTTCAAGTACAGAGAAGAATGTCGTATTAAATCTTGAAGATAAAGAACTCCTTAGAGCTTACAAGAATGATTTACTTGCAGATACTGAAGGGAAAGAAACAATTAAGAATGATGAGTTTAGTGAAGCAAATCAGACTGACAAAACTTTTGAAGCTGCTCAAGATACAAAagcggaaaataaaaatgaaaacatGACTGAACATGAAGAAGTAGAGGCACAAGAGAACGCTTATGCCAAATCTTCTGATCGTTTAGTATCAGATGATTGTATTGAAAATGATGGAGTTGCAAAAGATAGTGAGGTTACGGGGAAGGTGGCTACAAATTGA